The segment CAAATTGTTGGTGTCGTGAGAAATTTGAAAGATCAGGTGTGTACCCGTGACAGTTAAATTTTGATTGAACATTCAATGGAATGACACTTGCTGAAGTGATCCCAAACTATCGAAATTGATTTCAATTCGAAAAGAGGGTCCTTCCACATGCCGTTTGATAATTTGTGCAAATATCTGGCAGAGCAGTATCCACTGGACTTTGCCGAATGGATTTTAGGATACCGGCCTGCTCAATCTGAAGTTCTGAAAACAGAACTCAGCATTGAGCCGGTTCGGGCTGATTTTGTGACCTTTCTGAAAATTGAAGGGCGCATTTTGCATATTGAGTTTCAAGTCAATGCCGATGCCAAACCCCCGATGGAATTTCGCCTGTTGGAATATTGGGTTCGGCTCTATCGGCAGTATCAACTTCCAATTACTCAGGTTGTGGTCTTGCTGAAAGATTCGCTGGCAGCTCGGAATCTGCCCAGTGAATTTCGGGCGGAAAACACCTTCCACCGGTTTCACATTATTCGGATGTGGGAACAACCACCCCAATTTTTTCTGAACAGTTTGGGGCTTGTCCCGCTCAGTGTGCTGACACAAACTTCGGATCCAGGTGATTTGCTTCGGCAGGTTGCCACCAAACTCAACACTATCTCTGAACCAAACCAAAGACGAGACACCCTGGCCTGTGCCCAAATCCTGGCTGGGCTTCGGTTTGACAAAAATCTCATCAAAAGCTTATTGCGGGAGCGTGTTATGCGGGAATCAGTGATTTATCAGGAAATTTTAGAAGAAGGCTTGCAGGAAGGTCGTGAACGCGGTTTACAACAAGGACTGCAGGAAGGTTTACAACAAGGACTGCAGGAAGGTTTACAACAAGGACTGCAGGAAGGTTTACAACAAGGACTGCAGGAAGGTTTACAACAAGGTTTGCAACAAGGTTTGCAACAAGGCCAGATTCAGGGAGAGCAATTTATAATTTTGCGGATGCTGGCTCAGAAATTAGGAAATTTGCCAGATC is part of the Acidobacteriota bacterium genome and harbors:
- a CDS encoding Rpn family recombination-promoting nuclease/putative transposase encodes the protein MPFDNLCKYLAEQYPLDFAEWILGYRPAQSEVLKTELSIEPVRADFVTFLKIEGRILHIEFQVNADAKPPMEFRLLEYWVRLYRQYQLPITQVVVLLKDSLAARNLPSEFRAENTFHRFHIIRMWEQPPQFFLNSLGLVPLSVLTQTSDPGDLLRQVATKLNTISEPNQRRDTLACAQILAGLRFDKNLIKSLLRERVMRESVIYQEILEEGLQEGRERGLQQGLQEGLQQGLQEGLQQGLQEGLQQGLQEGLQQGLQQGLQQGQIQGEQFIILRMLAQKLGNLPDHLISQIKQLPASSLEILAIKLFDISSVEDVQNWLASHPVE